The Bradyrhizobium betae genomic interval TAAGGTTTCGGGTGCTGCGAAGTTGCAGGTCCATGTCGCCGGTATAGCCGAGCAGGGTGAAGGGCATCACGCCAGGCTTGCTCTCCCTGATCCGCTCGATTGCGGCACCGGCGAGCTCGCTCCTGCGGTCCCAGTCGCAGAGCGCGCCGGCGCATAGCATCATGCCGCTGAGTGCATTCGGGTGATCCGGCGCGAGCGCATGCGCGCGCGAGAAACTGTCCAGCGCCTGTTCGAACTGCTTCAGCTCCTGAAGCGCGACGCCGCGGCTGTTGAGCGCATCGACATAGTCGGGCTTGAGCGCGACGGCCCTGTCGAGGCTCGCCAGCGCCTGCCTGAACTTCCTCTGTTCCATCAGCACGCAGCCGATGTTGTGATGGGCCTCGACGAAGTCGGGCGCAATCGTCACCGCACAAGCGAGGCTCTTCAGCACCTCCTCGTGCCGCTTCATCTCAAGCAGCGCGATGGCGCGGTTGTTGTGGGTATCGGCATGATCGGGGCGGAGCGCCAGCGCGGCATCGAAGCTTGCCAGTGCGTCGTCGAGCCGGCGCAGGCGCTGAAGCACCACGCCGCGATAATTGTGGGCCTCGGCAAAGTCGGGCGCGAGCGCCAACGCCTGGTCGTAGGCGGCGAGGGCCTCGTCGAGCCGCCCCAATTCCTGAAGCGTGATGCCGCGGTTGAAAAACGCCTCGGCGTAAGACGGCTTGAGCGCCAAGGCCCGGTCGAAGCTCGCGATGGCGCGATCGAACTGCTGCATCTGCTGCTGGAGGACGCCGCAATTGTTCCAGGCCTCGGCGAAGTCGGGCTCGAGCGCCAGCGCGCTTTCAAGACTGGCGAGTGCGTCGTCGAACCGGCCGAGAGCTTTCAGGACCAGGCCACGATTGTAGAAGATGTCCGCATGCTCCGGGAGCAGCGCCAGCGCCCTGTCGTAGCTCGCCAGCGCCTCGTCATATCGCTCCAGCTCCTGCAGCGTGGTCGCGTAATAGAGGAAGTAGAGCGGATCGGTGCGCTTGAGCTTGATGGACTTGCCGAGCAGATCGAGCGCGACGTCGGCGCGTCCGGCCTGGCGCGCGAGCAGGGCCAGATGATAGAGCGCGTCCGGATGATTGGGCTGCGCGGCGAGCGTCTGCCGATAGCAGGCTTCCGCCTCCGTCAGCCGGCCCGCCTGATGATGCCAGATTCCGGCTTCGAACTGTTCGGCGGCGCTCGTGCTGAGCGCGCGCGTGAAGCTCGTTGCCTGACCGGGCGAAATCTGCCCGCGCTTGGCCGCAGACCGGCGCTCACTGCGATTCATCCGCGGTCCCCCTGACGGAATTTGCGATTGCCGGCGTTTGGCGCCGACCTCTCCGCATGGTGAAGACCTCCCAAGCCGAGCCTCTTGAGAATATTTCCGATGCATGTCACGACGGTGACTGGTTGGCGTTCAGGCGCTCGCGTTCACTCACCCGGCCGCGCCAGATGGCCGCACGACAAAATCAGGGAGACCACCGATGATCTACGAGATGCGCATCTACCGCTGCGTGCCCGGCCGCCTGCCGGCGCTGTTGAAGCGGTTCGAGGCGGTGACGCTCAAGCTGTGGGAAAAGCACGGCATCAAGCAGGCCGGCTTCTTCACCACGCTGATCGGTGAATCCAACCAGGAGCTGACCTATTTCCTCGCCTGGGACTCGCTCGCCGACCGCGAGAAGAAGTGGACGGCGTTCCAGAGCGATCCGGACTGGATTTCCGCACGGGCGAAGACCGAGGAAGACGGCCAGATCGTCGCCAACATCGTCAGCCAGATCCTGGCGCCGACCGCTTTCTCGTCGGTCAAGTAGTCGCTTTCCTGCACAGGGCGCGCCGGGATCCCCCGGCGCAACCCTGATATTCTGACGGCCCGGGCCGAATGGGGTTGATCCACCCCTCATCGCAGCTATGGTCGCGGCGAAACGAGGGAATTTGCCTTGAGCTCTTCGCATTCAGCGGCGCCGGTCGTCACCATTGGTTCGGTCAAATTCGGCAATGATCTGCCGATTTCGATCATCGCAGGACCCTGCCAGCTCGAAAGCCGCCAGCACGCGCTGGAGGTGGCCTCCGCGCTGAAGGAGATCGCCGCGCGGCTGAAGGTCGGGCTCGTCTACAAGACCTCGTTCGACAAGGCCAACCGCACCAGCGCATCCGCGGCGCGCGGCCTCGGCCTTGCGCAGTCGCTGCCGATCTTCGCCGAGATCCGTTCCTCGCTCGGCCTGCCGGTGCTGACCGACGTGCACGATGCCGCGCAGTGCGCCGAGGTGGCGCAGGCGGTGGACATCCTGCAGATCCCGGCCTTCCTGTGCCGGCAGACCGACCTGCTGCTCGCGGCCGCCGCGACGGGCAAGGTCGTCAACGTCAAGAAGGGCCAGTTCCTCGCGCCTTGGGACATGGCGAATGTCGTGGCCAAGATCACCAGCGCGAACAATCCCAATGTGCTCGTCACCGAGCGCGGCGTCTCCTTTGGCTACAACACGCTGGTCTCCGACATGCGCGCGCTGCCGATCATGGCGCGCACCACCGGCGCGCCCGTGATCTTCGACGCCACCCATTCGGTGCAGCAGCCGGGCGGGAAGGGAGCGTCTTCCGGCGGCGAGCGTGAATTCGTGCCGGTGCTGGCGCGTGCGGCCGTCGCGGTCGGCGTCGCCGGCGTCTTCATCGAAACCCATCCGGATCCCGATCGCGCGCCGTCGGACGGGCCCAATATGGTGCCGCTGCGCGAGTTCGAAGCACTGATCCGCAACCTGATGGCTTTCGACGCGCTGGCCAAAAGCACCACGCGCTGATGCAGCAGCCTGTGGTCAGGCCGTCCTCCGAGCAGAAGTTTCCGCCCGCGATCAATATCATCGCGCTCGCCGGCTTCTCGGCGGCGTTGTCGACCCGGGCGCTCGATCCGGTCCTGCCGCATGTCGCGGAGGATTTTTCGATCAGCATCACGACAGCCGCGAGCATCGCGGCCGGCTTCGCCTTGATCTACGCGCTGGTTCAGCCCGCGATCGGCGCGGCGGCCGATCTGTTCGGCAAGGCGCGATTGATGACGTTGTGCCTGGCGCTACTCGGCGTCGCCTGCATCCTGGGCGCGCTCACGACCACGTTCTCCGGCCTGTTTGCGACCCGCATCCTCGCCGGTATCGCCTCAGGCGGCGTGTTTCCGGTGGCGCTTGGTCTGACCGCCGATCTGGTAGCGCCCGCCAAACGACAGGTCGCGATCGGGCGCACGATGGCGGGTTCGATGACCGGCAACCTGCTCGGCGCATCCGCCAGCGGGATCATTGGTGATTTCATCGGCTGGCGCGGCGTGCTCGTCATCCTCGGGGCGCTCGGCCTGATTGCCGCCGTCGCGGTTGCGGCAGGTTTTCGCGGAGCCGCGCTGACGCCGCCGCCGAAGACCGACCTGAAAACCCTGCGGCAGGGCTACCGCACCATCTTCGCCAATCCCAACACGCGCTATTGCTATTCGGCCGTGTTCGTCGAAGGCTGCTGCGTGTTCGGCTTGTTTCCCTTCATCGCCGCGTTCCTGTTCGATCTCGGCGAGAAATCATTGTCGATCGCGGGCATCGTGATTGCCGGTTTTGCGGTCGGCGGGTTGCTCTACACCTTCACCGTCTCGCGCATGCTGCCGCGGCTCGGCGTCAAGGGCATGATGATCGCCGGCGGATGCCTCGTGGCATTGCAGCTCGGTGCGCTCGCATTTGGTCCGGGCTGGAAGCTGCAATTCGCCAGCATGCTGGCGATGGGCTGGGGCTTCTACATGATCCATGGCTGCTTGCAGGTGTTCGCCAGCGAGCTGTCGATCGGCGCAAGGGCGACGGCGATGTCGCTGCACTCGTTCTTCTTCTTCATGGGACAAACCGTCGGGCCGCTCGCCTATGGCCTCGGCCTCCAGCATGGCGGCAAGACGCCGACGCTGCTCGCAAGTGCGGCGATCATGGTTGTCCTGGGCCTTGTCTGCGCGCGGCTGCTCCGGCAGAGGGCGCCTTTGGACGCGCGGGCCTGAGGTGAGTATCGAATTGCCGGTCTCCGTATTTCTTCGGGATAAATCGGTAACCGGGTCCCGTCGACATTAAATCAAATCTCACCGTTCGTTCCGTAGATTGCCGGAAACCGCTAACCGGCGGCAACATCTGTGGATCAGTCGATGCAAAAGCAGCGTTCGGTCGCCCGTATCCTCGGGGCGGTGGTTGGATCTCTCGGTCTCGTCCTCATCGTCATCTGCGCCTATGCGCTGAAGCTGGCGGTCACGCGCTATTCGGACAGCAACCGCATCGTCTCGCTCGCGATCGCCAGCCGCGACCTGACCAGCACGCTGGTGATCTTTCGGCTGGAGCGCGGCGACACGCTGAGCTATCTGGCGGCGGCCGCACCCGCGCCCGACAGCGTCATGAGCAGCCTCGCCGGGCAGCGCGCCACTGTGCAGAAGAATTACGCGCAGGCCTTGCAGAGCCTCGCCTCCGTCGAAGCACCCGGTCTTGCCGACAAGCTCGACAAGCTCCGTGGCATCTGGGCCCAGCTCGAGGAGCTGCGGCCGCGCGCGATTATCGCTCTGAAGCAGGAGAAGGGGGCGCGTGAAGCCAGCCTGACGCCGAGCTGGGCCAAGATCAGCGATGCCTATATGGACGCGATCGGCGACGTCACCGCCCATGTCGACAACGCGATGACGCTGATCGACCCCGTGGTCGATCGCCTCCTGATCGCCAAGCAGGCGTCCTGGCAGGCCCGCGCCAATGCCGGCCAGAGCATCCTGGTCCAGTTCTCCTCCATCCTCGCCAACAAGACCTGGACCGCGGCTGATGGCGTTCTGTTCGCCGATCTGCGCGGCCGCATCCAGCAGTCCTGGCTGGTGGTGCGCGACCTCAGCCCGGACGTCGCCTCGCCGGAGCTGCTGCAGGCGATCCGCAACGCCGAGCCGGAAATCTCCGGCGCCCTCAGCGACGAGCGCAACGCGATCGCGACCAAGCTGCTCGCCGGTGAGCCCGCCGGCGTCGCCGGCATCGACTACCGCGATCGCCAGCTGGTCGGCGCCAACAATGTCGTCATCGTCACGCAGACCGCGCTCGCCAACATGATCTCGCGGGCCGAGGAGGGCGCCTCGCGCGCCCGCTTCAGCCTGATCCTGTTCGGCCTGCTGGTGCCGGCTTCGCTCGCGCTGACTGTCGGCGGACTGATGCTGATGCGCAACCGCGTCACCCGGCCGCTGACCGCGATCACCGGCGTGATGACCCGCTTCGCCGCGCATGATTTCGCCGGCGAGGTACCGGGCCTCGACCGCAACGACGAGATCGGCCGCATGGCCGCGGCTCTTCAGGTGTTCAAGGAGGCCATGATCAACGCCGAACGCCTGTCCGGCGACCAGGCCGCCGAGCGCGCCGACAAGGAGAAGCGCGCGTCCGAATTGTCCGGCCTCGTGCGGCAGTTCGAGGGCCGGATCGGCCAGATGGTGCAGGCGCTGTCGAGCGCCACGGGCGAGCTGGAGACGACGGCGCGCTCGATGTCGGGCACCGCAGCCGAAGCCCAGACCCAGGCCGGCTCGGCCTCGACCCTTGCCGAACAGGTCGGCGGCGGCGTGCAGACCGTCGCGGCTGCGGCGGAGGAGCTCAACGCCTCGATCCGCGAGATCAACCGCCAGGTCGAGCAGGCGACGCGCGCCACCGAGCAGGCGGTCGTCACCGTCAAGGAGACCGACAGCACGATGCGCGCGCTCGCCGACGGTGCCGGTCGCATCGGCGAGGTCATCGGCCTCATCACATCGATCGCCGGTCAGACCAACCTGCTGGCGCTGAACGCAACCATCGAAGCGGCGCGCGCCGGCGAATCCGGAAGGGGCTTTGCGGTCGTGGCGAGTGAGGTGAAGAACCTCGCCTCGCAGACGGCGAAAGCCACCGATGAGATCAGCACCCAGATCACGGAAATCCAGGGTGCGACACAGAAGGCGGTCGCGGCGATCGACGGCATCGTCAAGACCATCGAGGAAGTCTCCAGCATCAACCGCGTCATTGCCGCCGCCATCGAGGAGCAGAACAAGGCGACCGCCGAGATCGCAAACACCGTGCAGCACACGGCGGAGGCGACCTCGACCGTGACGCGCAACATCGCAACGGTATCGTCGGCCGCGAACGAGACCGGCCGCGCCGCATCCGGCGTGCTGAAGGCCGCCGCGAACCTGTCCGGCCAGTCGACCTCGCTGACCTCGGAGGTGGACGGATTCATCAGCAAGGTGCGTGCGGTGGCGTGACGCGCTGGCAACACGGCCCAATCCGACCGGCCGTCGCGGCCTCCGGCTGCGGCGGCCGTCGTCTTTTCGTGGCATCGTGCCGCGGCGCCCTGCGGTATACATGGCACAAGGATTGCTTTGATTTTGGGCAAACCGAGGTGCGAGATCGTGGACGCCCAGACCAGCCGTTCGCCCAGCCCAGCCAGCGCGCTACGATCCACCGGATATCCCACCAAGCCGCCGCTGCGGCGTTTCCTGACCGATTGCTATGAGGAATTTCGCGTCGACAATTCCGGCGAGCTGGCCGACTACATCCCCGAGCTGAAGCGCGCCAATCCCCGACCATTTCGGCATCGCGCTCGTCACCATCGACGGCCATGTCTACGAGGTCGGCGACAGCGCAGTCCCGTTCACGATCCAGTCGGTCTCGAAAGCCTTCGTCTTCGCACTGGCGCTGGAGATGGTGGGCGAGGAGCGGGTGGCGGCCACCATCGGCGTCGAGCCGAGCGGCGAGGCTTTCAATTCGATCCGGCTCACCAACGACAACCGGCCTTTCAACCCCATGGTCAACGCCGGCGCCATTGCCTGTTCGGGCCTGATCTACGCGGTGGACGGGAAGGGCGCCTTCGAGCGCGTCCGCTCAAAGCTCGGCCAGTTCGCCGGCCGCGAGCTCGGCGTCGACGAGGCCGTTCATGCCTCGGAGACCGCGACCGGCAACCGCAACCGCGCCATCGCCTGGCTGCTGCGGAATTATGCGGTGCTGCCTGACGACGTCGATGCCGTGCTCGACGTCTATTTCCGCCAATGCGCGATCCTGGTCACCGCGCGCGACCTCGCGGTGATGGCGGCCACGCTCGCCAATCGCGGCATCAATCCGGTGACGGGCGTGCAGGTGATCACGCCGCACGTCGTCGCGCGCACGCTGTCGGTGATGACGAGTTCGGGCATGTACGATTATGCCGGCGAGTGGACCTATCGGGTCGGCATTCCCGCCAAGAGCGCCGTCGGCGGCGGTATCGTGGCGGCGCTGCCCTCGCAGCTCGGGCTCGGCAACTTCTCGCCGCTGCTCGACAATCATTTCAACAGCGCGCGCGGCCTGAAGGTCTGCGAGGCGCTGTCGGCCCGGTTCGACCTGCACATGCTCAACCGCAATGCCGACGTCCGCTCCAGCATCATGGCGGACTACGACATCTACGGCATCTCGTCGCGCCGCAGCCGCCAGCCGCGCGAGCAGCAGACCCTCGACGAGCGCCACAGCGACATTCGCGTGCTCGAATTGGTCGGCGCGATGAACTTCGGCACCATCGACTACGTCACGCGAAGGCTCGCCAGCGAGCCGCCGAATGCGCCGCTCCTGATCATCGATTTCCGCCGTGTCCCTGATATCACCGCGGCCGGCGCCGAGCTGCTGGGCGAAACTCTGACTGCGCTCGGCAATGCCGACATCACCACGATCCTGTCAGGATTCGAGGAGACCTCGGCGGTGTGGGCGGCGATCTCGGCGCGGACGGCCGATCCGCGACGGCTGCTGCGCTTCGCGCTGCTCGATGATGCCATCGAATGGGCCGAGGACCAGGTGATCTACCGCTTCGGCGGCTTCACCGACGTGAAGGAGAGTTCGCATCTCGGCGAGCAGGCACTGCTGGCCGAGCTCGACACGGGGGAGATCGCCGCCATCATCAGTCTGTCGACCACGCGCCGTTATGCCGCCGGCCAGCGCATCATCGCCGCCGGCGAGCCCGCCAATTCGCTGTTCTTCCTCCAGAGCGGCATGGTCAGCGTGAAGCTGCGGAGCGGCGTGCGGCTGGCGTCGCTTGGCCCCGGCATGGCGTTCGGCGAGATGGCGATGCTCGAGCAAAGCCGCAGCGCCGACGTCTTTGCCGATACGCCTGTGGCCTGCCTCGAACTGCCGCTCGACAGCTTTGCCGACTACCGCCGCGTGCATCCCGAGGCCTCGCTGAAGATCATGCGCAACCTCGCCGCGATTTTGGCGCGGCGGCTGGTGCTCGCGAATGCGAAGGTCGATTTGCTCAGCGCTTACTGATCTGAAGCTGACACAATCAACGAGACCGATGCGCGCGTGCTGCGATCGCTTGCGCGCGTTCGAGCAGCGCTTCGGCCCGCTGAACGATCGGGATGTCGATCATCTTGCCGTCGATGGCGAAGGATGCGCGCCCCTCGGCAGCCGCTTGCTTGTTCAGGGCAACGACGCGCTCGGCGTCCGCCACCTCCTTGTCGGATGGGCTGAAACCCGCGTTGAGGATCGGCACCAGTGACGGGTGGATACAGGCCGAGCCGACGAAGCCAAAGTCCGCCGAGCGCCTGACGATCCGGGTGTATCCTTCCAGATCGGAGAAATCGGCAACCGAGCCGATGGTGCCCAGCGGCATGATGCCGGCGGCTCGCGCGGCCTGCACAATCTGCTGCTTCGGCATCAGCAGGGTCTCCTCGGTCGGCTTGGCGCCGATGGCGGTGGCGTAATCTTCGGCACCCAGCGAAATGCCGGCCAGCCGCGGGATCGAACGTGCGATGTCGTGGGCTCGCGCCAGCGGACCAGGCGCCTCGATCAGGCCGACAAACCAGATCTTGCCGACGGGCAATCCGCGATCAATCTCCAGTCTCGTCACCATCTCGTCGAGCAGGCGCAGATGTTCGGCGCCTTCGACCTTGGTGATCTTGATCGCGTCCACGCCGGCGATGACCGCGGCTTCGAGGTCAGGCACCGCCAATTCGAGCGGCTGGTTGATCCGCACCATGACGTCCGAATTTCCGGTGTCGCGAAACCGTTTCACGATGCCCGGGATCAACTTTCGGGCGGTCGCTTTTTCAGCAAGCGGCACGCTATCCTCGAGATCGATGATCAGTGCGTCCGCGCCGCGCTCGACGGCTTTGGCGACGAACCGCTCGACGTTCGCGGGGACGAACAGCGCAGAGCGCCAGACCGGGAATGTTCGCTGAAGTGTCATTTGCTGGTTTCCTTCACAACGCCCGAGGCGAGGGCGGCATCGATATCGTCAGGGCT includes:
- a CDS encoding MFS transporter; the encoded protein is MQQPVVRPSSEQKFPPAINIIALAGFSAALSTRALDPVLPHVAEDFSISITTAASIAAGFALIYALVQPAIGAAADLFGKARLMTLCLALLGVACILGALTTTFSGLFATRILAGIASGGVFPVALGLTADLVAPAKRQVAIGRTMAGSMTGNLLGASASGIIGDFIGWRGVLVILGALGLIAAVAVAAGFRGAALTPPPKTDLKTLRQGYRTIFANPNTRYCYSAVFVEGCCVFGLFPFIAAFLFDLGEKSLSIAGIVIAGFAVGGLLYTFTVSRMLPRLGVKGMMIAGGCLVALQLGALAFGPGWKLQFASMLAMGWGFYMIHGCLQVFASELSIGARATAMSLHSFFFFMGQTVGPLAYGLGLQHGGKTPTLLASAAIMVVLGLVCARLLRQRAPLDARA
- a CDS encoding tetratricopeptide repeat protein, which encodes MNRSERRSAAKRGQISPGQATSFTRALSTSAAEQFEAGIWHHQAGRLTEAEACYRQTLAAQPNHPDALYHLALLARQAGRADVALDLLGKSIKLKRTDPLYFLYYATTLQELERYDEALASYDRALALLPEHADIFYNRGLVLKALGRFDDALASLESALALEPDFAEAWNNCGVLQQQMQQFDRAIASFDRALALKPSYAEAFFNRGITLQELGRLDEALAAYDQALALAPDFAEAHNYRGVVLQRLRRLDDALASFDAALALRPDHADTHNNRAIALLEMKRHEEVLKSLACAVTIAPDFVEAHHNIGCVLMEQRKFRQALASLDRAVALKPDYVDALNSRGVALQELKQFEQALDSFSRAHALAPDHPNALSGMMLCAGALCDWDRRSELAGAAIERIRESKPGVMPFTLLGYTGDMDLQLRSTRNLMPPAPPLWTGAIRRHDRIRVAYLSADFHNHATAHLMAGLFERHDRSRFEIIAVSSGPDDGSAYRQRLVAAFDRFCDIRAMSDDAVARMLHEMEIDILVDLKGHTKDARLEILAHRPAPVQVSYLGYPGTTGAAFIDYVIADATVAPFAHQGFYTEKLVHLPHSYQVNDSARRIAAQTLRRQDAGLPEQGFVFCCFNQSWKLGPETFDVWMRLLSTVEGSVLWLLGDHAPTIQNLRREAEKRGVLPTRLVFASPLPPEDHLARHCLADLFLDTLPYNAHTTASDALWAGLPVVTQLGEGFAGRVGASLLNAAGLPELVTQSTADYETLALQLATTPARLGELRDRLAANRLTQPLFDTDRFRHHIEAAYLQMWEIAQRGEPPRSFAVAAGNVS
- a CDS encoding HpcH/HpaI aldolase/citrate lyase family protein, which encodes MTLQRTFPVWRSALFVPANVERFVAKAVERGADALIIDLEDSVPLAEKATARKLIPGIVKRFRDTGNSDVMVRINQPLELAVPDLEAAVIAGVDAIKITKVEGAEHLRLLDEMVTRLEIDRGLPVGKIWFVGLIEAPGPLARAHDIARSIPRLAGISLGAEDYATAIGAKPTEETLLMPKQQIVQAARAAGIMPLGTIGSVADFSDLEGYTRIVRRSADFGFVGSACIHPSLVPILNAGFSPSDKEVADAERVVALNKQAAAEGRASFAIDGKMIDIPIVQRAEALLERAQAIAARAHRSR
- a CDS encoding NIPSNAP family protein, whose protein sequence is MIYEMRIYRCVPGRLPALLKRFEAVTLKLWEKHGIKQAGFFTTLIGESNQELTYFLAWDSLADREKKWTAFQSDPDWISARAKTEEDGQIVANIVSQILAPTAFSSVK
- a CDS encoding methyl-accepting chemotaxis protein, translating into MQKQRSVARILGAVVGSLGLVLIVICAYALKLAVTRYSDSNRIVSLAIASRDLTSTLVIFRLERGDTLSYLAAAAPAPDSVMSSLAGQRATVQKNYAQALQSLASVEAPGLADKLDKLRGIWAQLEELRPRAIIALKQEKGAREASLTPSWAKISDAYMDAIGDVTAHVDNAMTLIDPVVDRLLIAKQASWQARANAGQSILVQFSSILANKTWTAADGVLFADLRGRIQQSWLVVRDLSPDVASPELLQAIRNAEPEISGALSDERNAIATKLLAGEPAGVAGIDYRDRQLVGANNVVIVTQTALANMISRAEEGASRARFSLILFGLLVPASLALTVGGLMLMRNRVTRPLTAITGVMTRFAAHDFAGEVPGLDRNDEIGRMAAALQVFKEAMINAERLSGDQAAERADKEKRASELSGLVRQFEGRIGQMVQALSSATGELETTARSMSGTAAEAQTQAGSASTLAEQVGGGVQTVAAAAEELNASIREINRQVEQATRATEQAVVTVKETDSTMRALADGAGRIGEVIGLITSIAGQTNLLALNATIEAARAGESGRGFAVVASEVKNLASQTAKATDEISTQITEIQGATQKAVAAIDGIVKTIEEVSSINRVIAAAIEEQNKATAEIANTVQHTAEATSTVTRNIATVSSAANETGRAASGVLKAAANLSGQSTSLTSEVDGFISKVRAVA
- the kdsA gene encoding 3-deoxy-8-phosphooctulonate synthase, giving the protein MSSSHSAAPVVTIGSVKFGNDLPISIIAGPCQLESRQHALEVASALKEIAARLKVGLVYKTSFDKANRTSASAARGLGLAQSLPIFAEIRSSLGLPVLTDVHDAAQCAEVAQAVDILQIPAFLCRQTDLLLAAAATGKVVNVKKGQFLAPWDMANVVAKITSANNPNVLVTERGVSFGYNTLVSDMRALPIMARTTGAPVIFDATHSVQQPGGKGASSGGEREFVPVLARAAVAVGVAGVFIETHPDPDRAPSDGPNMVPLREFEALIRNLMAFDALAKSTTR